The following nucleotide sequence is from Vulpes lagopus strain Blue_001 chromosome 1, ASM1834538v1, whole genome shotgun sequence.
GCAGGAGCTCAGTGTTCCGGGCCCAGTTACACCAGCATGGGTGTGTGCTCCTTTACAAACACTGTGACCAGGTCACAGAACAATAAATATGCGCCATGGGACCAAGGGGAAAATGGTAGAAAAGGAGACAAGCCCTACTCTCCCCACTGCTGTACACACGCAGCTTTTGGAGACCCGGAGCCATGTGTAAGCCCATGCTGCCATCCAACCCTGGTCTGCCCGCGTCCTTGTCCTCAGCCCCTGCTCCTCCAGCTCTGCGTCCTGAGCTCAAGGATGTCCCAGCAAAATACAAGTGCCCTCTTTTGGGGGGCCGGTGAGGGTAGCGAGTGCAAACGACACCCCTGTGCTCCCAGTCACCCATCCAACTCCTCCTCAGACAGAAGGTCTCCGTGGTCAGACAGCTGGTCTGTGTTGCTCGTACTGGTGGCATCATCTTCCTCCTCTGAGCTGGCCTCGCAGGCCGTGTGGAAGAGCTGCATAAGTTCTCGGAAACGGTGGGAAACCTAGCACAACAACAGGACATTTTCACATGTATTAAGCACTGCAGGCTGACACGAATACAGTCACATGTTCCACACAGTGAGGCGGTGAGGGCTGCATCCTCCTCCCAGATAAGGGAATTCAAGGCAAGAGGCTTAATGTTTGGCCCCAAATTATACCACtcctaaaaacaaaactagaatggAATCTGTTGGACGTCTACCTCAAAATCCAATGCCCTTTCTCTTCTAGAAGCGCTACTAACCCTGATGAGTCAAGCCCCTCTTCGGGGCCTCCGGGGCATGTCTCCTAGTTGGCCACCCTGTCCTCCATGCCAGGCCCTGTCCTAGATCCCCCTGGGGCCTGGAGCTCTAGCAGGGCTCTACCACTTACCTCAGTAGGGGTCTTATTTCCCAGCTGCTGGGAGATGCTGCTGAAAGTCTGTGGCTGTGCTCCTTTCTCCTGACACATAGTGAGAATCACGCGGTCAGCTTCCCTGGAACCCATGTACCATGATTAGTCCCAGATAAGGAACAGGGATGTGTTCCACACAGTTTATACACGTCATCCCTCCCCACCTACCTTGTCCACAGGACCACCTTTTCCCCAGTGGAGCTGACCTTGCTGTTGTTGGCACACACTGTAGCTTCTGTGGCCTTCAGGGGCTGTTCTCCCACGGGGCCCTTGCCCTGGATCTCACCATCTTTAGCTGAGTTTCCCCTAGACGCTTTGCAAGAAGTCGCTGAAGTGTCAATTCCTGATGAAGATTCACAAACAGGGGACCTCCTGTTTGCTGTCCTCACCCCAGCTCTGCCCAACAGCAAGCAACTCTCTGGAGCATCTGAGATTTCAGGCACCAGGCTTCTCCCTGAGTCTCTGGTCCTTGAGGAAACGGGACTAAGGAAGGGAGCACAGGGCTCTGCAGTGCTGGGCCATCTCTCGGTTTCCGAGGCATCCCATGTCGGCATGGAAGCCTGTGGCTCGCCCAGTGCCTCCTGTTCCTTCCCCTCATTCTGAAGTCTGGGGGATGCCTGAGGGCAGGAGAGGACCTCAGGACCGGCCTGGTTTCTCCTAACGGTGCAGAGCATGCTTTCAGTACTGGAGGAGAGCTTAACACTCTCTGGTGAGCAGGGCGGTGGGCCAGCCAGGGTGGGCTGGGCTGTAGAAGTCACTTCTTGAGGGGACAGTGAAGTGCTCCCCACTGCCAATCCTGcttgggaagaaaataaagatctaagGGTATGGACAGGGTCAAAACATACCTAGGACTACGAGTTACCACGGGGTTGTACAGGGGTGCTGCAGTGACAAAGCCCTGGCTTCAAATCAAAGActgaggtgagggcaggggcTAAAGTCACTGATACAAGAGACACAAGGCCGGGTGGGCAGGGTGCAGGTCCAGGGGgtctggagggcagggggagaacaCACTTATCCCGCTGGCACTGTAGCACTGCTAGTTCTGCCAGAGGACATTCAAGAGGATGCCCTATTGCTTGTTAGTAAAGGAAAGGGCAGTCCATCAGCCAAAGACTTATTTATCCTGGCTCAGCGACATTCCTGCTGGAAGCATATAAGAACAAGGCATAAATAGATGGACGGAGGCTAGGCTGGCAGGCAGCGCACTCACCTGGAACAGGTGTCTCTCCCTGTCCAGCACCTTTGCCAGGCCTGTCCTGGGACGCCTCCTGGCCTTCTCGATCCTCGAGGGCTTCCCCCTCCAGCAGATCCTTGCCTTGCCCAGCTTCCTTAGCACCAGGCCCAGGGCTGGCCTCCCGGTGGGGACTGCTGCCCACCAGctcatggggctccttgctcttGTAGGATTTGCTGTCACAGACCTGCAGAGATGGCCTTCTTGGTAAAGGGTGTCCTGATTGCCTTTTTCTTAGGAGGCTGGCTGAGCAAAGGCAGAAGTTCTGCCATGATGTTTTGCAAGTCTACCAACGATTTTAAAGGGGTTTCCATCTACATTCCTCTACCAAGGACTGTATTTTTGCTGCCAAACAAACCTACCCTAGAGAACCGGCATTACTTTAAGGGTGTTTTCTTGAAACAAGTTTAtttcatgagaaagaaatgagaaaaaaaaaatctgagaaataaatatttgaagtcgtttttttcccatttcaaaaaCCTAACCCACAGGAttatcttcaaaaaacaaaacccattacatactttttaaagattctatttgtcCTGCGTATGCAAATGTGCACACGTGTACTGCCGATTACCACCCCTGCTCACCCTGCTGCCACAGTGGCTACagcttcttctcttgctcttcttcAGCCTGGAATCAGGGCCTCCTTCATGACAGGAACAGGCACAGTCCTTGGCACTGTCTGGCCACTCAGCCTCCTAGGAGATACCTGGGCTTGGTTAGCTGCTGAGCGTTTTGGTACCAATAGAGGAAGCTGAGCTGCAGGCTGGCCCAGGCAGCCTGCACTGACCGTCACCCTTTCTCCTTCATGACACTCAGCGCTTCATATGGCTGGGGGAAACTCAATCACAGCCTGTTAGAAATCCCTGAAACAATGCTTCAATGACTCAAAGGACTGACCTATCCCAGTTGCCAAGATGTTTCAAGAAATACTGACATCAAATACAATCTAAGGCAGAGTCTTGGAGAGCTCCAGCACAGGAGTGCTCTCCTGACTCACTGCCTTTGCTCCCACGTCCCTGCACCTGGAGCTCTGCCCCTCTGCCAACCCCCTTGTACATGTGGAGGCTTCCCCAGGACATCTCTGTCAGTCACCCTAGACGCTGGTAGTACGGTTATTACCCCGCTGACAATGATGAGGCTGAGACAGAGACTCAGTAAGTCACCCAAGGTCATCCAGCTGGCTAAGAAGCAGTTTTCcccaaggaagaggaaaggacaCACATTCTTAGCAGCAGAGGACAATGAGTTCGAACCCTAGCATTGCCACTTAAATATGAGACACTGGCAACAACTTCGCCTTGcacttccctctcctctcctatAAAAGCCAAACACAAGCAATCTCTTTGTGGGCCTGCCATGAGACCTGAGGGAATGATCCAAGTTCAATACCTCCAAGAGGTACAGGCACCTGGTACCTGTTACCAGTACTGTTCAAGTGTGGACACTTGGttctattatttcttcacatgAACGGAAGGGAAGGAGCCAAGACTCAAGGACAAGAGAAACAGTTCTGTGCTAGAGAGCAGAGGTGGACACCTCCTCCTCACAGGGTGGCCCCTCCTCGCTCCTCCAACCCCCGTGGGCTTTGCAGCCTGACCCCTGGTCCCTGCTTCACCTCTGCCTCGGAGCCCAGAGGCCGCGCACCACTTCCACTCACGAACTCAAGGCCTGGTTcaagacaaacagaaaatgcCAAACAACCTGGTACCTTGTCATGATTTTGGACCCCAATCTCTTTACGTCTTTTGCTCTTTGAGGCTGTGGGTATCTTGGGgggctcctcttcctcttccacatCGGGCAGTGCCACTTCTTCAAAGCCATCAAACTGGGGAGGAGTATCACTCAGCACAGACCCTGAACAGGCCTACATGTGGccttcctgctccccagccccactGCAGCCTCGAGGCCTGTACCTCATACTCCTTCTCCTCAGTCCAATTGATCTCTTCAAAGTCACCCATCCGGCTGGCTGCTGGGCGCAGATGATCAAAGAAGACAGAGAACTCATCCTGCAAGTGATCGTGGCCCTTGAGAAGCTGCCACATCTGTGTCTTGAGCTGGGGAGAGTGATCAGAGGAAAGATGAGGTCTCCAGGGCCTCTCCAGGCTGCCATCCCAAACCAATCCCAGACCCTTCCATGGTCTGCTCTCCTAGTCAACTGAGGGATGCAAAGAAGCCTGACAGATAAGAAATCTGTCGACTTTCCCTCTCCGCTCACGTGCCTACACCAGAGGGGCACTGAGAATAGGTTTGATCCCTGATGAGGACACCCTCTGTACCCTGCCCTCCTGAGCTCCAGCTCAGGCAGGAACCCGAGCAGAGTGAGGAGCCAAGTCCCTCCCAGGCCCCATCACCTCCTCCCCTGAACTACCCAACCTGGGCACTAATGGCCTTTCTGAGCTGTGAAGATCAGTCAGTCTCTGCTTTCAGGGCACAAGCACAACCCGTTCCAGGGGTTGATGCTTCAGGAAAGCCTGAAAAATCCTCGCCTTCTCCATCCCTTCCACCCCATAAGCAAGAGAACATGGGGTCAGTCAGGGGTGTGCCTAAGGCATTGGTGCCAAACGAAAGGCAGCAGGATGGGAAGTAGCACCTCTGTGATCTCCTGGGGCAGGCAGTCCGCACAGCTCTGGAGGACCTTGATGATCTTCTGGTGGTGTGAGGGGTTCTCTGCAAAGCAAATCTCCAGCTGCCGAAGAAACTTGCGACTCTTCTCAAAAGCCTGCTGCTCCTCAAACTACCGCAGTGGAAAGAAGGCAAGAGGGTCATGTGCACAGCTAGAGGGGCCTGGAGGGCTCTATGCACAGGAGACAAGAGTGTTGGGCTGGGAAGGAAGCTGACGGGGCTCAAGTTTATAACCATCAGATCATGTTTAGGACTCGGGCATCTATGCCCTCAGGCTGTAGGGACTACCAACCCATAACACCTAGGATGGGAACGACAGATTCCAGAGATGGGAGTATCTCACGGACTATGAAGTCAGACACTCCAAGCTTGTGGGGCACTTCATAGTCAATAAAGAATGTTTACATGTATGCTGCTCCTCATGAGGAGAGAGCACCACCAGGGTGTATGTCACCACCCCAGGACTGACCACATCACTGCCTCAAGACTAGCAAAAGAATTCCCCCCCTGCGTTCCTGTGTCAATCATGACAAGAAACTCAGAACTATTGAGGTCTCCCTCACATGTAGACACTCTCTCAACGTTTCAAGTGTTACCATATACAGCGGCCATCCCAGACAAccacatagaaaataaaactgccagGCCCCACCCCTGACCCATTCCACCTGCAGCTCTCTACTCTCCTTTCATCATGTATTTTTCTAGAAAGCATCACCACTCAAAAGCATGATACACGTTTTACTGGTCATATCTACTATATAATCcttacatacatttatatattttactgtttatCACCTGACTTTCCCCAAGAGGATggaagctccatgaaggcaaggatgTTGTACTTTTGTAATTACTGTATTCCTAGGACAGAGAACGCTACCTGACTCACTCTAAGCACACAGTAAGTATCTGTGGGAATGAACACCTGCTCTACAACAGGGAGGAGCACAGGGCACAACATTTACCTACGGTCTTCACTGGCAACCAAAGGTACCACCGCCTTGTACATATAAAGAAAAGGGGAGTGGAGGGGGTGGGAAGATCACCCCTTGAAAACAAGGGGGCTCTTACGACCCTGGGCTGGCACAGGGACAGACAGGGTCAGCGATGGTCAATACTACTCTGTCCCATCTCCTGCCCCAGCAATGCCCCCAGGGTGCCATGTTCACGCATCCACTTACTAATCCACAGGCCAGAGCCTGCTCAGGCAACAGGAAAGCCGCAAAGTCCTTCAGCAGCTGGGGCCAGTCCTGGAGCAGGACCTGCAGGCTTTTGTAGAGATCCACAGCTGTCTGCCTCTGAGTACTGGACTCAAATTCATAGATGACCTGAAGGAAGTCCTCATACTTCCCAGGGATGTGTTGCAGGGCTTCCCGAACCTATGCAGGAAGACGGTCTAGCATCAGTACTCCATCTGTGGGCCCCAACAAGAAAACAGCAGTACTAACCGAGAAGGAGTCACCATGCAGAGCTCCAAGAATCATCCTTCAGGGGCTACTCCTCGCAGCTCCTACAATccattcatggaagacacagagcaaTGAGCAAGGCACAGCTCTGTTTCCAGTGGTGGGCATCTGAAAAGCCTTGATTCTCCAGGGACCAGGGCCCTCCCCAAAAAACCAAGCAAAACCAAGCTTTTCTCTAGCTCACAGCCCTAAACTAACCTCTCCTTCCTGACTTCACCACACTTGAAGCAGACAAGGAGTGCTCTGTACATATAGCTCCACATGGTATCACGAGGGTAAACAATGCATACATTAGTAATATTAGCAAAATGTCAGCAGATGAGAAAAAGGTATGACTATCACTGCAGATAGCCCATCTGgatggagaggaacagagggaccAGATGGTTCCATTCAAAAGAATAAGGCAGTTGCCCAAGACAACTGCCTAGCAAGGATGGGGTCACGTCTCTGAAGACCAAGGTGGTTCCTTGAGGTCCACTCTGGCCAGTGCACCAACATTCTCTCTTGTTAAGCCGAGGGCTTGGGAAAGGCCCTCATTAGCTAACCCACTGATGTCATCCCTCTCACTGACGATGGTGGAGTCCCAGTTTCCCACTTTCTAAACAATGGAGGGGTAATGCTCAGGGATTAACAAGCCGCGTACGGCTAAGCCTGTGTCCTGGAAGCGCTCTCACGCAGATCTGATGGTAATTCCAGGAAGCAAAGGCAGAGGCATACAAGCTGCACAGCCCGAAAAtcatactttgttttaaaaactggtccctggaaggagaaggagcagTATTTGGACTGACGGGCAAGAGGAAGCAGCACCTGCCTACCCTGGTCAGATAAGCCTGAGCAAAGGCCAAATCCTTCTGCTCCCTGAGTGGGTCCCGCTCGAGAATGTCCTCGTCATATAACAGCAGCAGCTTGGATGTGTCCTTGCTGGCACGGGCCCGACTTCCCCGCTTGCCACGCGCTCGCTGACTGCCCCGGCCCTTCCCAGCAGCTCTGCCACTCTCTCCTGGGAAAACATGGGAAAAAGATTGTGGCTCTTGCCCCACAACCCCACTCCTCCCGCCTGCAACACACACCCACCCCAACCAAATACCACTCGTTGTCTCAGACTGCCTTACAAGAAAGGCTAGTGGGAACGTACAAAGGCACGACTGCGTGTCAGGCCAGCCTGTGCAGAGCTGGCATAGCCACATTCCCCAGGACAGTAAGGGGCTCTCTGCTACCGCGTACGGAGAAAAGGGGTCTTGAGAGTGAGTCTGGTCTTATGCTGGGCTCTCAAGGGACTAGGCTGGGTGAGAACAGTGAAAAAACGTAGCTCTTAGCCTCCTGAGTGACGGATGGAGGAGCAGCATACACACTTGAACAAACCTATACAAACCTAGCAGCTGCTAAGAGTTTTATCTGCAACGTCTGAGCATGCTTCTCTGAAAAGGCTCCAGACAAACATGCTCGGGGGAGGTCCAGAGGATGGCCTCTAATAACTCACATGTGGTTTTCGACCAGCCACTCGACACAACATATGGAAAGGGGGCCAGCTGGGCCCCGGCCCTCACATCAGGCTTGCCACTCACCTGGCGGGGTGCTGCTGGCCTCGGCTTCCGGAGCGGTCCTGGGCGAGGCGAAGGGGGCTGGCGGCTTCTCGGTGGGATCCTCAATGGCTTCATCTGCCATTTCGTCCTCCTTCTGCAGGCTTtccattccctctgcctcttcttcctcttcttcctcaggcTCAGAGTTCTCTTCCTGAGAGTTCTCCTCCTCAGACTCGCCCTCCTGGCCTGCACGCCTCTCAGAGGCCAACCAGGTCAGCTTCTCCATGGTTTCCTGCAAAGCCCAGGAGTGTCCCCAGGGTAGCATTGGCTCGCCGAGGCCATAGGTGCGGCCACCAGGGCCCAACATAGAGTCGGGACACAGGGAGAGCCGGACTGGCGGCCCAGTAGCAAACCCAGTAGGGGTTGGgagatgccttttgtttttgtttttgtttttgtttttttatgatagtcacagagagagagagagaggcgcagagacacaggcagagggagaagcaggctccatgcaccgggagcccgatgtgggattcgatcccgggtctccaggatcgcgccctgggccaaaggcaggcgccgaaccgctgcgccacccagggatccctgggagatGCCTTTTGAAAGGTCACCTTCTACCCTGAAGATGGGTTCCTTGGCCCACATAGGATCTATGTGTTCAGGAATTTAAACTGTGCATGGTGATGCAATCTAACCTTTAAATGAGTCAGACATAACACCTCAGTAAAAGCTTACCTGCTACCTCTTCTCATCTCAACCTCCCATCAAACTATGTCCCACAAACACACATGACAGGAGGACTATATGAAGCAAGCGAGCAGGTGGCCAAAAGCGTGAGCAGCTTGCCATAGCGTTTGAGAAGGTTGGCAGCGCTCACCTGGAGCTCTGGGACAGACAGCACGGACTCCTCAGAGGCGGATGacagctcctcctcctcatctgcGGTAAGGTCATCaaagtcttcctcctcctcctcctccgggcCAGCTGGGGTCTCCACCACCTGGCCGTCAGTGCTGCCACAAGCCTCAGACTGCCCTAGGGGGCTGCCGCGTGTTACCTCATGGTCAGCACAGGAGGAAGCCATCTCCAGAGACCCTTTGCTCATGTCCCCTGAGTCTCCCTCGTCCCGAGGCTCCCGGGCAGCTGAAGAAGCTCCGGCTGGCtcactcctctcttcctcctgctggaCAGCCGGCTGTCCCCTCCGCTCCCTAGGACCGCTCAGCTCCTCACCTGGGAAGCCAGCATCCAAGCCCACAGCACATTCCTCTCTGATGTCCTCACAGCCGTCCTGCCCCGGGGACCCACTGGCATCATCCTCCCCAGGGTCCTTAGGTTCCATCTTGACCATTTCCTCCACGTCCCCCGGGGGCAGCGGTTGCAGAGCCTGCCTCTCGTCCTCTGCCTTCACAAGAGTCCAGCCACAGGCACTGTTCTCTGGTAGCTCTTCCTGGCACACACAATCTGCTGCCAGTGGCCCTGGGCTGTGCTCTTCTTTGGGGAAGACaggagcacagagaggagagaaatccTGGGGCTCTAATTTGGGTTCTAGGCCTTGAAAGGCATTTTTCCCTTCAGCCAGAGGGCCACCAATGTCTGCATTCACTTGGGCCTTATCTTCAGGGGTGGATGGGACAGGAAGACTCACAGAGTTGCTGGAAACAATGAACGGTGGGAGAGAGGAGGCCACAAGGGGCTGGTTCAACGGGCAGGGGAAGGACGTAGGGTTAACCAAGAGGGTGGTGATGGGAATGGTCTGAGAACTTGGGGCCACAGCTGCGTTGACAGGCTGGATCACATTGCAGCCACTGCTAAAGCTCACGACCTTGACTGTGGTGGCGGGTACGGTGAAGATGACGGGAACTGGGTGGATGAGGGAGGTTGGCTCCAGACAGAGGGAGGCCTTGGCCCCCTTCCTCTTTGAGGCTCTCGGCTTTACACATGGCCTTCGAAACTTAGAGGGTGCAAGTGAGGGCAACATTACCTTGGGCACAGGGGCAGGGGTGAGCAGAGGCTGGGGCTCAGACAGAGGGAAGCTGGTCCTGGCCTCATGGGGCGTGGGAGGCAGTGTTGCTGGAGACTCAAAACCATCCCCCACAGGGGCCCCCAGGGGAGGGACACCTGGCACCGTCTGAAGGACGGTGGCTGGCTGGATCATGGGAGGAATCCGGACCACCATCTTGCTAGGGGGCGCTTCTGACTGGGCTGACCTTGCGGGAGCTTTCCCAGAGGTGGAGGAGCTGGGCTGGAGAGAGGGGCTGGGTCTAATTAGCAGGGGCTTCAGGACTGCTGGCCGCTTCTGTCTCCAGGCCTTCCTGGAAAAACAGCTGGCAACTGGCTTCAGTTTCAGGACCACACCCTTGGGCAACAGCAGTGGATACGGAGTGTCACTCCCCAATTCCGAGCGGCCTTTCCCCAGGCCGGGCTCTGAGCTGACCTCAGCGGCTCCAGTCACATTTCCTACCCCTCTGGCGCTGCCAGCTATGCGCCAAAGTTCCTCCTGGATGGATGGCAGACTGGCCTATTGAGAATAAGAACACACTGATCCAGCACATGTCAGCATCTGGCAGAAAGAACAAGGCTTCCTGGGTTTTTAGGGACCTTTCTAGGACAgtctcaaaaaaaatcttttcaagaaGGATTTTTCTGCAGGATATCAAATTTCACCAAGACTACATTCCAATTATACACTCTGTCTGAGTTTCCTTTAGCAAActatcattttactatttttttttttccaaaggctACAGAGTCACCTGGGGGGAGGGcaaagcaggagaggaggggtgAATGAGGCAGCTCTCCTGAGACCCTGTCCTACAACTACACAGTGTAGGCAGAAAACAGTCCTTGACATCTCTGGCAGGGTTTCAGGGACATTCTGTGGCCTACGCATGTCAAGGAGGAAGCCTGTACCTGTAACCAGAACGGAAGCCGGTGTTCTTCCCTCTCCACAGGTGGTTTCCACTGATGTGGTTGGATCTCTTCACAGCATTTCATCAGGACAGGCAGCTGCTTGGTCTTCTTATAAAACTGAGCAGGAAGAAATGACACACAATTCACATTCCCTCCAGAAACACTGCCCTCTGTCAGGCTGGGGAGTGAAGTGTGCAGAGATTTGAGACACCTCccatacatacaaatacatgcTTAATGCTCTACATTTcaaattacacttaaaaaaaaaaaagaaattacactaatctcaattatttttttcaagattacttatttatttgagagagagagagagagagagagagagagagattgagcacgagcagggggtagggcagagggaggagcagactcctcactaagcagggagcccaatgcaggacttgatcccaggaccctgggaccatgacctgagccgaaggcagatgctttactgagggagccacccaggagccccaatctctaaattttttttttttaaacaaacctccacaggcttatttttttaagattttatttatttatttatgagagacacagagagagaaacagagacataggcagagggagaagcaggctccccgtgggtagcccaatgtggaatttgatcccaggattctgggatcacaacctaagtcaaaggcagacatgctcaaccactgagccacccaggtgcccccaacctctaaattcttttttttttttaagatgttatttatttattcatgagagacacagagagaggcagagacacaggcagagggagaagcaggctccatacagggagcctgatgtgggactcgattccgggactccaggatcacgccttcagccgaaggcaggcactaaaccactaagccattcAGGGATTCCCCCAACCTCTAAATTCTAATGAAGATTTTGCAACACTCCATATCATCAGACATGGTTtcacaaagaaaaggaagcagatgGTCAGAGTGATTCTACATCAACAAATCTGCTCCCACTCAAAAGCAGCCACCATCACACCTTAACCCTCATCCAGGACTCACAGAAGTTTCCTAGTAAGGAAGTAATGGTGCAAAGGACCTCAccagggaagggaaaaagagaagggagattGACACAATTCTGTTTTAAGAGTAAATTAACAGGAGTCTAAACAGTGACAAGCATTCATCCGATCCACATTTGCTAAGCACCCGTTAGAGGCCAAGTGGACAAATAAGACATTCCTGCTCCCAAGGAGCTTACAGACAAGGAGAAAGAGTCAAAAATGATATTCTCTGTACAAAAGTACAAAGATGcacataaaaaatg
It contains:
- the GON4L gene encoding GON-4-like protein isoform X5, which encodes MGPEGLAHAPWRLGAAHRRSGARTSGAAVGRLPALAELDFRGSWPAGWNRSGTCMQAKGGCSTTEPPRSPKSGTCTMLPCKKRRTTVTESSRDQGNQEEEDLDLESAIKPSSDQVKDLGSASLSGGPSHGRVAGLQVESLQDASNQLCVEDPSLSSLSSRILTQDTSAPVLEAVDAAISQGITLPSLESSQPLHAHVGKGKVQAPGARRGKKITLRPGPVSQEDRGDHSITKEPFSGEPGEEVKEEGEEQSGEESERRRRKRKGSKRKRDARGPEGGTCTCDLKLDDALDRTLEDGAKQHNLTAVNVRNILHEVITNEHVVAMMKAAISETEDMPMFEPKMTRSKLKEVVEKGVVIPTWNISPIKKANEIKPPQFVDIHLEEDDSSDEEYQPDDEEEDETAEESLLESDVESTASSPRGAKKSRLRQSSEMTETDEEGSMLSEAEKVPAPAVRHISAEVVPMGPPPPPKPKQTRDSTFMEKLHAVDEELASSPICMDSFQPMDDSLIAFRTRSKMPLKDVPLGQLEAELRAPDITPDMYDPNTADDEDWKVWLGGLMNDDVGNEDEADDDDDPEYNFLEDLDEPDTEDFRTDRAVRITKKEVNELMEELFETFQDEMGLSNVEDDGPEEEERVAEPRPSFNTPQALRFEEPLANLLNEQHRTVKEQLEQLKMKKSSGRQQQEVEKVKPQSEKVHQTLTLDPAQRGRLQQQMQQHVQLLTQIHLLASSNPNLNSEASTTRIFLKELGTFAQSSVALHHQSSPGFQTLFQPCNLLGAMQLVEDFNTHISVIDWSPRKTVKKTADEFPCLPKQVAWILATSKVFMYPELLPVCSLKAKNPQDKIFFTKAEDNLLALGLKHFEGTKFPKLLISKYLLTCKTAHQLTVRIKNLNMNRAPDNIIKFYKKTKQLPVLMKCCEEIQPHQWKPPVEREEHRLPFWLQASLPSIQEELWRIAGSARGVGNVTGAAEVSSEPGLGKGRSELGSDTPYPLLLPKGVVLKLKPVASCFSRKAWRQKRPAVLKPLLIRPSPSLQPSSSTSGKAPARSAQSEAPPSKMVVRIPPMIQPATVLQTVPGVPPLGAPVGDGFESPATLPPTPHEARTSFPLSEPQPLLTPAPVPKVMLPSLAPSKFRRPCVKPRASKRKGAKASLCLEPTSLIHPVPVIFTVPATTVKVVSFSSGCNVIQPVNAAVAPSSQTIPITTLLVNPTSFPCPLNQPLVASSLPPFIVSSNSVSLPVPSTPEDKAQVNADIGGPLAEGKNAFQGLEPKLEPQDFSPLCAPVFPKEEHSPGPLAADCVCQEELPENSACGWTLVKAEDERQALQPLPPGDVEEMVKMEPKDPGEDDASGSPGQDGCEDIREECAVGLDAGFPGEELSGPRERRGQPAVQQEEERSEPAGASSAAREPRDEGDSGDMSKGSLEMASSCADHEVTRGSPLGQSEACGSTDGQVVETPAGPEEEEEEDFDDLTADEEEELSSASEESVLSVPELQETMEKLTWLASERRAGQEGESEEENSQEENSEPEEEEEEEAEGMESLQKEDEMADEAIEDPTEKPPAPFASPRTAPEAEASSTPPGESGRAAGKGRGSQRARGKRGSRARASKDTSKLLLLYDEDILERDPLREQKDLAFAQAYLTRVREALQHIPGKYEDFLQVIYEFESSTQRQTAVDLYKSLQVLLQDWPQLLKDFAAFLLPEQALACGLFEEQQAFEKSRKFLRQLEICFAENPSHHQKIIKVLQSCADCLPQEITELKTQMWQLLKGHDHLQDEFSVFFDHLRPAASRMGDFEEINWTEEKEYEFDGFEEVALPDVEEEEEPPKIPTASKSKRRKEIGVQNHDKEAEWPDSAKDCACSCHEGGPDSRLKKSKRRSCSHCGSRVCDSKSYKSKEPHELVGSSPHREASPGPGAKEAGQGKDLLEGEALEDREGQEASQDRPGKGAGQGETPVPGLAVGSTSLSPQEVTSTAQPTLAGPPPCSPESVKLSSSTESMLCTVRRNQAGPEVLSCPQASPRLQNEGKEQEALGEPQASMPTWDASETERWPSTAEPCAPFLSPVSSRTRDSGRSLVPEISDAPESCLLLGRAGVRTANRRSPVCESSSGIDTSATSCKASRGNSAKDGEIQGKGPVGEQPLKATEATVCANNSKVSSTGEKVVLWTREADRVILTMCQEKGAQPQTFSSISQQLGNKTPTEVSHRFRELMQLFHTACEASSEEEDDATSTSNTDQLSDHGDLLSEEELDG